A DNA window from Thermosynechococcaceae cyanobacterium Okahandja contains the following coding sequences:
- a CDS encoding MoxR family ATPase, with product MKELFTALQQRLNEIVMGQAAIANGLIVALLAEGHVILEGVPGTAKTLLVKLLARLIQAEFRRIQLTPDVLPADILGTSIFDFNSRTFRLRKGPIFTQVLLADEINRTPPKTQAALLEAMEERQVTLDGTTLPLSGLFWAIATQNPLEFEGTYPLPEAQLDRFLLKLVVPYPAASAERQMLDNALGGFEARDLDQLNLAPLVTVDQVLAARQQVRQTHVEPAVLDYLLALVHASRQHPELLLGASPRSAIGWLRATQAQAWLEGREYVTPEDVKAIAVPLLQHRLILKPEAQLDGTTVEQVIQAILASVPVPR from the coding sequence GTGAAAGAGCTTTTTACCGCCCTCCAGCAGCGCCTTAACGAGATTGTGATGGGTCAGGCGGCGATCGCCAACGGCCTGATCGTTGCCCTGTTGGCCGAGGGACACGTGATTCTTGAAGGCGTGCCCGGCACTGCCAAAACCCTTTTGGTCAAACTACTGGCGCGGCTGATTCAAGCGGAATTTCGCCGCATTCAACTCACCCCCGATGTCCTGCCCGCCGATATTCTCGGCACCAGTATTTTTGACTTTAACAGCCGCACCTTTCGCCTCCGCAAAGGCCCCATTTTTACGCAGGTGCTCCTAGCGGACGAAATTAACCGGACACCGCCCAAAACCCAAGCCGCCCTCCTAGAGGCAATGGAAGAGCGCCAAGTCACCCTAGATGGAACAACCCTGCCCCTGTCCGGCCTCTTTTGGGCGATCGCCACCCAAAATCCCCTCGAGTTTGAGGGCACCTACCCCCTACCAGAAGCCCAACTGGATCGCTTTCTCCTTAAGCTGGTGGTACCCTACCCTGCCGCCAGCGCCGAGCGGCAAATGCTCGATAATGCCCTAGGCGGGTTTGAGGCCCGGGACTTGGATCAACTCAACTTGGCACCCCTAGTCACGGTAGATCAGGTACTGGCGGCGCGACAGCAGGTGCGGCAAACCCATGTGGAGCCTGCGGTACTGGACTACCTACTGGCCTTGGTTCACGCCAGCCGTCAACACCCGGAACTGCTACTGGGGGCATCACCCCGTTCTGCCATTGGTTGGTTACGCGCCACCCAAGCCCAAGCGTGGCTAGAGGGGCGGGAGTACGTGACCCCCGAAGACGTGAAGGCGATCGCCGTCCCCCTATTGCAGCACCGCTTAATTCTGAAACCCGAAGCTCAACTGGATGGCACCACCGTTGAGCAAGTGATTCAAGCTATTCTGGCCAGCGTGCCCGTCCCCCGATGA
- a CDS encoding DUF58 domain-containing protein — MSNAASYRFGRHRPRLVPTERFYGLLLLGMGLPVLTSLLPPDLLPVASLPSGPLRQWLNYWPLGLGLVLMALYDLLVGALTLWDYHQSGRWQIHLKRQCEPRLSIGRQNAIHLIVQTGAILPLTATSRIELYDHPPADLQSEAAYFAFNAVPNSELALLYYVFPPRRGAFAWTGCDVRLRSPWGLAWRQWFAPIQTKVEVYPDLIGLRSLSIRLSLESSGSLRRRRHTLGGTEFAELRDYHLGDDLRLMDWKATARRGRPLVRAMEPERDQPLIILLDRGRLMTATVAGLKRFDWGLNAALALALTGLRRGDKVGLGIFDQQLHRWIAPQGGDSHLGHILSQVYQCEPVLEESDYIGTVSAILGHYTRRALVVVLTEIVDEVASQELLGAMARLTPRFLPFCVALRDRHIEGIAHQLLAPQPIDLPDQISALYEQAVALDLIHQRQRAFAQIERQGVLVLDAPADQISTLLVDRYLLLKARGRL, encoded by the coding sequence ATGAGTAACGCCGCCAGCTATCGTTTTGGTCGCCACCGACCGCGGTTGGTTCCCACCGAGCGGTTTTATGGCCTGCTGCTGCTGGGGATGGGCTTACCTGTGTTAACCAGTCTCTTACCGCCGGACCTACTGCCTGTAGCCTCACTGCCCTCCGGGCCGCTACGACAATGGCTGAACTACTGGCCATTGGGGTTAGGGCTAGTGCTAATGGCGCTCTACGATCTGCTGGTAGGGGCGCTCACCCTGTGGGACTACCACCAGTCGGGGCGGTGGCAGATTCACCTGAAACGGCAGTGCGAGCCACGACTCTCCATTGGCCGCCAAAATGCCATCCACCTCATTGTCCAGACCGGCGCAATCCTGCCCTTAACCGCCACCAGCCGCATTGAACTGTACGATCACCCTCCCGCCGACCTGCAGAGTGAGGCCGCCTACTTTGCTTTTAATGCCGTGCCCAACAGCGAGCTAGCCTTGCTGTACTACGTGTTTCCACCGCGGCGAGGTGCTTTTGCTTGGACCGGCTGTGATGTGCGCCTCCGCAGTCCGTGGGGGTTGGCGTGGCGACAGTGGTTTGCCCCCATTCAGACCAAAGTAGAGGTCTATCCGGACTTAATTGGACTGCGCTCCCTTTCGATCCGCCTCAGCCTTGAGTCGAGCGGCAGCCTACGGCGACGACGGCACACCCTTGGAGGCACCGAATTTGCCGAACTGCGGGACTATCACCTAGGGGATGATCTGCGGCTGATGGACTGGAAGGCAACCGCCCGCCGTGGTCGCCCCCTTGTGCGGGCAATGGAGCCAGAGCGGGATCAACCCCTGATTATTTTGCTGGATCGCGGTCGCTTAATGACGGCGACGGTGGCAGGCTTAAAGCGCTTTGACTGGGGCTTAAATGCGGCCTTGGCGCTGGCCTTGACCGGGCTACGGCGCGGCGACAAGGTGGGGCTAGGTATTTTTGATCAACAACTGCACCGCTGGATTGCGCCCCAAGGGGGCGATTCTCATTTAGGGCATATTCTCAGCCAAGTGTATCAGTGCGAACCGGTTTTAGAAGAGTCTGACTATATTGGCACCGTGAGCGCCATTTTGGGACACTATACTCGCCGTGCCCTTGTGGTGGTGCTCACCGAAATTGTGGATGAGGTGGCCTCCCAAGAGTTGCTGGGGGCTATGGCGCGGCTCACCCCCCGCTTTTTACCCTTTTGTGTGGCGCTGCGCGATCGCCACATCGAGGGCATCGCCCACCAACTGCTGGCACCGCAACCCATCGACCTGCCGGATCAAATCAGCGCTCTCTACGAACAGGCGGTTGCCCTAGATCTCATTCATCAACGCCAACGCGCTTTTGCCCAGATTGAACGGCAAGGGGTACTGGTGCTGGATGCGCCCGCCGATCAGATCAGTACCCTACTGGTGGATCGCTACTTGCTGCTTAAGGCTCGTGGCCGTCTGTAG
- a CDS encoding SpoIIE family protein phosphatase has protein sequence MRGNPPTSSQQPYTILVIDDDPTTRLLLRKTLKDLGYTVAVASHGAEGLAIAASEKPALIICDWMMPGLDGLEVCRQIKQDPELSRIFFVLLTAKGELEDRIQGLDAGADEFLAKPIDANELRARIQAGLRLYQLNQDLLKQKQLLEAELHEAAAYVRSLLPAPQDGPLKINYYFLPSSQLGGDCFDFFWVGDRYLVLYILDVSGHGLGAALPSVSVLNLLRNTTSSQATSVDYRHPAKVLEALNHGFQMSAQHDKYFTIWYGIYDCHRRTLTYASGGHPPALLVSGCGDTCQVQPLKTAGIPIGMFADMSFCENTLDVPESAVLYLFSDGIYEFETLSSPVWGLDAFADLLFQAHQQQGVPSLPALIRQIQQYAAPHAFGSDDVSLVQAQLQPC, from the coding sequence ATGCGTGGCAATCCTCCAACGTCTTCCCAGCAGCCCTACACCATTTTGGTGATTGACGATGACCCAACCACCCGTCTCCTGTTGCGCAAAACCCTCAAGGATTTGGGCTATACCGTTGCGGTTGCCAGCCATGGTGCTGAAGGACTGGCGATCGCCGCCAGCGAGAAACCGGCCCTGATTATCTGTGATTGGATGATGCCGGGTCTCGATGGGTTAGAGGTGTGCCGCCAAATTAAACAAGACCCGGAACTATCCCGTATCTTTTTTGTGCTCTTAACGGCCAAGGGGGAACTTGAAGATCGCATTCAGGGGCTAGATGCGGGTGCCGATGAATTTCTGGCCAAGCCCATTGATGCCAACGAGTTACGGGCACGCATTCAGGCGGGGTTGCGTCTGTATCAACTCAATCAGGATCTGCTAAAGCAAAAGCAACTGCTAGAGGCGGAACTGCACGAAGCGGCCGCCTACGTGCGATCGCTGTTGCCTGCACCTCAGGACGGCCCGCTGAAAATTAACTATTACTTTTTACCCTCGAGCCAGTTGGGGGGTGACTGTTTTGATTTCTTTTGGGTGGGCGATCGCTACCTCGTGCTCTACATTCTGGATGTCTCCGGTCATGGCCTAGGGGCAGCCTTACCCTCAGTATCGGTCTTAAATCTCCTACGCAATACCACCAGCTCACAAGCCACCAGCGTTGACTATCGACACCCGGCAAAAGTGCTAGAGGCGCTCAATCATGGTTTTCAGATGAGTGCCCAGCACGATAAGTACTTTACTATCTGGTACGGCATCTACGACTGCCACCGCCGCACCCTCACCTATGCCAGTGGGGGGCATCCCCCCGCCCTACTGGTGAGCGGTTGTGGGGACACCTGCCAAGTTCAGCCGCTGAAAACCGCTGGCATTCCCATTGGGATGTTTGCCGACATGAGTTTTTGTGAAAATACGCTCGACGTGCCGGAGTCTGCCGTGCTCTACCTTTTTAGTGATGGCATTTACGAGTTTGAAACCCTCAGCAGCCCAGTGTGGGGGCTCGATGCCTTTGCAGACCTGCTGTTTCAGGCGCATCAGCAGCAGGGGGTGCCCTCGTTGCCAGCCCTCATTCGCCAAATTCAGCAGTATGCTGCCCCTCATGCCTTTGGCAGTGATGATGTGTCACTGGTTCAGGCGCAGTTGCAGCCGTGCTGA
- the cobM gene encoding precorrin-4 C(11)-methyltransferase produces the protein MGAGPGDPELLTLKGQRLIQGADVILYADSLVPSGILQFAPPTATCIPTAALTLEDILPLMIRAVEADKVVVRLQSGDPSLYSAIHEQIQRLAAADIAVEVVPGISAYQLAAARLKAELTLPELVQTIILTRASGRTRVPAAEELASLAAHQASLCLYLSANRVQRAQQDLLAHYPADTLVAIGYRLGWPDERLWLVPLSEMASVTQQQGLTRTTLYLISPALAAQQVGAFQGRSCLYSPAHHHLFRPR, from the coding sequence GTGGGTGCAGGCCCCGGCGATCCCGAGTTGTTAACCCTGAAGGGACAACGCCTCATCCAAGGGGCAGATGTTATTTTATACGCCGACTCCCTAGTGCCCAGCGGTATTTTGCAGTTTGCCCCCCCCACTGCCACCTGCATTCCCACCGCGGCCTTGACCCTTGAGGACATCTTACCCTTGATGATTCGTGCGGTCGAAGCGGACAAGGTGGTGGTACGGCTCCAGTCGGGTGACCCCAGCCTCTACAGTGCTATTCATGAGCAAATTCAACGCCTAGCCGCTGCCGATATTGCCGTGGAAGTGGTTCCGGGCATTAGTGCCTACCAGTTGGCCGCAGCGCGGTTGAAGGCGGAATTAACGTTACCGGAATTGGTGCAGACCATTATTCTTACCCGTGCGAGTGGTCGCACCCGCGTGCCTGCGGCGGAGGAGTTAGCCAGTTTGGCGGCACACCAAGCCAGCCTGTGTCTTTACCTGAGCGCCAATCGGGTGCAGCGGGCGCAGCAAGACTTACTGGCCCACTATCCCGCCGATACCCTAGTCGCCATTGGTTATCGCTTGGGTTGGCCCGATGAGCGGTTGTGGTTAGTGCCCCTATCAGAGATGGCCAGCGTCACTCAGCAGCAAGGGCTGACCCGCACCACCCTGTACTTGATTAGCCCTGCCTTGGCCGCCCAACAGGTGGGTGCGTTTCAGGGGCGCTCCTGCCTGTACAGCCCTGCGCACCATCACCTCTTTCGCCCCCGCTAA
- the yidD gene encoding membrane protein insertion efficiency factor YidD translates to MADNVRDALGEIKPMPLANWMSHLLIVLIRGYQRWLSPLFLPTCRYTPTCSNYALEAIARFGAFKGTYLAVRRILRCHPFAAGGYDPVPTAPSRVHRH, encoded by the coding sequence GTGGCAGATAATGTAAGGGATGCTCTGGGGGAAATTAAACCCATGCCCTTGGCCAACTGGATGAGCCATCTCCTTATCGTTCTGATTCGCGGCTATCAGCGGTGGCTTTCGCCGTTGTTTTTACCCACCTGTCGCTACACCCCCACCTGCTCGAACTACGCCCTCGAGGCGATCGCCCGGTTTGGTGCCTTCAAGGGAACCTATTTGGCCGTGAGGCGAATTTTGCGCTGCCACCCCTTTGCCGCTGGCGGGTATGATCCGGTGCCCACCGCCCCCTCAAGAGTACACCGACACTGA